Below is a genomic region from Mesorhizobium sp..
GACGATTGCCTCTCGACCAACAGACCCACGGCCCCTGCGCCGTTTTTGCCTATTACCATTTCCACTATCAACCGCTTCTCCAACATTCGAGGCACTGGATGTGCTCTTGTCGGACTCGCCCGCAGTCATGTTCCCCAGACACCTTTCTATATTCGCATGGCGTCTATGCCCCGTGCCGCTCGTTTTGCAAAGCATAGTCGAGGCGCCTGATCAAGCAAGCGCCTCGGGACGAAGTTCAGTGCTAAGCCGCCACCACGGTGTTGCGCTGCCGTCCAAGGCCTGTGATCTCTGCCTCGACGATGTCGCCGGCAACGAGGAAGGACCCTGTCCCCTGTCCCACGCCGGCCGGTGTCCCCGTGGCAATAAGGTCGCCACTTTCGAGCGTCAACATGGCAGATAGGTAAGCCAGTTGATCCTCGAGCGAAAAGATCATTCCGGATGCGACGCCATCTTGTTTGAGTTGCCCGTTGACCCAAAGGCGCAACTGCAGCGCCCGGTAGTCCGGAACCTGAGACGCCGGAACGAAATACGGTCCGGTCGGAAGGAAGGTGTCGTAGCTTTTTCCGGCGAGCCAGTCCGAGCGAATGTTGGGTCGATCCTCGCGCCAGGTCGCGGCACGGCACGAGACGTCGTTGATCACCACATAGCCTGCGACGTGGTCCATCGCCTGACCTGCCGAGACTTTGTACGCCGGCCGACCGACAACCGCCGCCAGCTCAATCTCCCAATCGATCCGGTGGTCCGCACCGGGCAGCCGGATATCGTCGTAAGGTCCGACCGAGCAACTTGTAGCCTTCAGGAAGTGGTAAGGAGCGTCGGGACGGCGCGGCGCATTCTGTTGGGCCGAACTCGGGCCGGTAAATCCCGTTTTGGTCATTTCCGCCACGTGGGCCGAATAGTTCGCTGCGGCGCACAGCACTTTTCCCGGTCGCGGGATGGGTGAAATCAGCTCCGGCGCATGCAGGGTGATCTCCTCGAGCGCCTTCGCCCCGAGGCTCTCTAGCCCGTCGGCGATGGCTTGCAGCATCGGCTGCGCATAGTCCCAGTCCGCGAGCAGGGCACGCATGCCGGGTTCGACAAGGGAGACCTTCAGCCGTTCAGCGGCGTCGGCCAACGGAATGTGCCTGTTATCCAACAACATCACCGTTTCGGCAGTCCCCGCGTTTGTCCGGACACGGCCAAGTGAGAAGCTCGTTCCCATATTTTCACCTTTATTTCTCTTGAGAAGGAATTTATAGGGTTGGTGGTGAGTGTCAACCGCTTTCGCGTTTCGCGTCGCGGAACTCGGCACGGATCAAGGAAAGGATCGACGTTGAGCGGAAAAGACCGGTTGGATGTCGTCGTGCTAGAAGAGCACTACTCGGACGCAGAGCTGGATGCCTGGCGTGGCATAGCTCCCGCCGGCCCCATGGCGGCTGCACTGAGAATATCCGCCGAAGCACGAGTCGCGCGACTCGACAAACTCGGGATCACGACCGAAATCCTGGCGCTGGCGCCGCCCGGCCTTCAGGGCGTACATGCCCCTGAAGCCGCCGAGGTGGCCCGAGGGGTCAACGACCGCCTCGCGCAATACACATCTGAAGCCCCCGACCGACTGGCAGCGTTCGCGGCGCTGCCGACATTCGATCCAGTGAGCGCCGCC
It encodes:
- a CDS encoding fumarylacetoacetate hydrolase family protein — translated: MGTSFSLGRVRTNAGTAETVMLLDNRHIPLADAAERLKVSLVEPGMRALLADWDYAQPMLQAIADGLESLGAKALEEITLHAPELISPIPRPGKVLCAAANYSAHVAEMTKTGFTGPSSAQQNAPRRPDAPYHFLKATSCSVGPYDDIRLPGADHRIDWEIELAAVVGRPAYKVSAGQAMDHVAGYVVINDVSCRAATWREDRPNIRSDWLAGKSYDTFLPTGPYFVPASQVPDYRALQLRLWVNGQLKQDGVASGMIFSLEDQLAYLSAMLTLESGDLIATGTPAGVGQGTGSFLVAGDIVEAEITGLGRQRNTVVAA